In Ectothiorhodospiraceae bacterium 2226, a single window of DNA contains:
- the phoU gene encoding phosphate signaling complex protein PhoU, with protein sequence MDTMNLGQHISKQFNEELEDVRNRVLAMGGLVEKQINEAVTALVAGDKELASAVINGDLQVNAFEVEIDEECAQILARRQPTASDLRLIVAIIKTITDLERIGDQAEKVARMGLHLAELERPKTQYVELRAMGERVVHMVRGALDAFARTDVEAALAVVKSDVGVDSEYEAISRQMITFMMEDPRAITRCLDVLWAARALERIGDHTRNMCEYIIYLVKGKDVRHVSLEQMERAALEERG encoded by the coding sequence ATGGACACAATGAATCTCGGGCAGCACATTTCCAAGCAGTTCAACGAAGAACTGGAAGACGTGCGCAACCGCGTGCTCGCCATGGGCGGGCTGGTGGAAAAGCAGATCAACGAAGCGGTGACGGCACTGGTGGCCGGCGACAAGGAGCTCGCGAGTGCGGTGATCAACGGCGATCTACAGGTCAACGCCTTCGAGGTGGAGATCGACGAGGAGTGCGCGCAGATTCTCGCGCGCCGCCAGCCCACCGCCAGCGACCTGCGCCTGATCGTTGCCATCATCAAGACCATCACCGACCTCGAGCGCATCGGCGATCAGGCCGAGAAGGTCGCGCGCATGGGCCTGCACCTGGCCGAATTGGAGCGGCCGAAGACGCAGTACGTCGAGCTGCGCGCGATGGGCGAGCGGGTGGTGCACATGGTGCGTGGCGCGCTGGACGCCTTCGCGCGTACCGACGTGGAGGCCGCGCTCGCGGTGGTGAAGTCCGATGTCGGTGTCGACAGCGAGTACGAGGCCATCAGTCGGCAGATGATCACCTTCATGATGGAGGACCCACGCGCCATCACCCGCTGTCTCGACGTGCTGTGGGCGGCGCGCGCGCTGGAGCGCATCGGCGATCACACGCGCAACATGTGCGAGTACATCATCTATCTGGTGAAGGGCAAGGACGTGCGCCACGTCAGCCTGGAGCAGATGGAGCGGGCGGCGCTGGAGGAGCGCGGCTGA
- a CDS encoding phosphate ABC transporter ATP-binding protein, translating to MNDQTLPAAQADLKPRFFEGGTRKKRLRLADEAPGLEVKGLNLYYGETHALRNVTLTIPAKRVTAFIGPSGCGKSTLLRCFNRMNDLVDNCRIEGEVLIDGANIYDKGVDVAELRRRVGMVFQKPNPFPKSIYENVAYGLRIQGVRNRRVLDEVVEQSLRRAALWDEVKDRLHENAFGLSGGQQQRLVIARAVAIEPEVILLDEPASALDPISTAKIEELIYELKQQYTIVIVTHNMQQAARVSDYTAYMYLGEMVEFDDTLTLFTNPRKKATEDYITGRYG from the coding sequence ATGAACGATCAGACCCTACCCGCGGCCCAGGCCGATCTGAAGCCACGGTTCTTCGAGGGCGGCACGCGCAAGAAGCGGTTGCGCCTCGCCGACGAGGCGCCGGGGCTGGAAGTGAAGGGCCTCAATCTCTACTACGGCGAGACGCACGCGCTGCGCAACGTGACGCTCACCATTCCCGCCAAGCGCGTGACGGCCTTCATCGGGCCGAGCGGCTGCGGCAAGTCCACCCTGCTGCGCTGTTTCAACCGCATGAACGACCTGGTGGACAACTGCCGCATCGAGGGCGAGGTACTGATCGACGGCGCCAACATCTACGACAAGGGCGTGGACGTGGCCGAGCTGCGTCGGCGCGTCGGGATGGTGTTCCAGAAGCCCAACCCGTTTCCCAAGTCCATCTACGAGAATGTGGCCTACGGGCTGCGCATCCAGGGCGTGCGCAACCGCCGCGTGCTGGACGAGGTGGTGGAGCAATCGCTGCGCCGCGCGGCGCTGTGGGACGAGGTGAAGGACCGTCTGCACGAGAACGCCTTCGGCCTGTCCGGCGGTCAGCAGCAGCGTCTGGTGATCGCGCGCGCGGTGGCCATCGAGCCGGAGGTGATCCTGCTCGACGAACCGGCCTCGGCCCTGGACCCGATCTCCACCGCCAAGATCGAGGAGCTGATCTACGAGCTCAAGCAGCAGTACACCATCGTCATCGTCACGCACAACATGCAGCAGGCGGCGCGCGTGTCGGACTACACGGCCTATATGTACCTCGGCGAGATGGTGGAGTTCGACGACACGCTCACGCTGTTCACCAATCCGCGCAAGAAGGCGACGGAAGACTACATCACGGGCCGCTACGGCTGA
- the pstA gene encoding phosphate ABC transporter permease PstA has protein sequence MKDWFKSGAPWIWLHAGAVAISVVMVVGLLLLIGVRGLGHFWPATVYEFDYRQPGGESVRVLGELSRSETVTAAALREAGFSVPEGQEVVQRHLIKMGNRDLTGRDFGWFIGDLIDAWRTPGPAVVMERTEWGNFYGYLVAVKEAGSEVAQGEAAWPEFQARLARANALAEEIRRIERYEIGAVNHRMERLRLDERRLELDRGLDALTREARRAEIAAQREALHGEYAAFQERLDALNDAARRDSVVTQTADGRSLEQPLAHIVRAWQPNAMGPVAKTGHYARSLWGFLAGTPREANTEGGIFPAIFGTVLMVILMSIVVTPLGVLAAIYLREYAKQGAVTRMIRISVNNLAGVPSIVFGVFGLGFFVYFLGGNLDRLFYPEALPSPTFGTPGLMWASLTLALLTLPVVIVATEEGLSRIPRSIREGSLALGATKAETLWKTVVPLAAPAMMTGLILAVARAAGEVAPLMLVGVVKLAPNLPVDGNFPYLHLERKFMHLGFHIFDVGFQSPNVEAARPLVYATALTLVAIIVVLNLTAIGIRNHLREKYRAESD, from the coding sequence GTGAAAGACTGGTTCAAGAGTGGTGCCCCCTGGATCTGGCTGCACGCCGGTGCGGTCGCCATCAGTGTGGTGATGGTGGTCGGCCTGCTGCTGTTGATCGGGGTGCGCGGCTTGGGGCACTTCTGGCCCGCCACGGTGTATGAGTTCGACTACCGGCAGCCGGGCGGCGAGAGCGTGCGCGTGCTCGGCGAGCTTTCGCGCAGCGAGACGGTGACCGCCGCGGCGCTGCGCGAGGCCGGTTTTTCGGTGCCCGAGGGTCAGGAGGTGGTCCAGCGCCACCTCATCAAGATGGGCAACCGCGACCTGACGGGGCGCGATTTCGGCTGGTTCATCGGCGACCTGATCGACGCGTGGCGCACGCCCGGTCCAGCGGTGGTGATGGAGCGCACCGAGTGGGGCAACTTCTACGGCTACCTGGTGGCGGTGAAGGAGGCCGGCAGCGAGGTCGCGCAGGGCGAGGCGGCGTGGCCGGAGTTTCAGGCCCGCCTGGCGCGCGCCAATGCGCTGGCCGAGGAGATCCGCCGCATCGAGCGCTACGAGATCGGCGCGGTGAACCACCGCATGGAACGCCTGCGCCTCGATGAGCGCCGTTTGGAACTCGATCGCGGACTCGATGCGCTGACGCGGGAGGCGCGCCGTGCCGAGATCGCGGCGCAGCGCGAGGCGCTGCACGGCGAGTACGCGGCGTTTCAGGAGCGCTTGGATGCGCTGAACGATGCCGCGCGGCGCGACAGCGTGGTGACGCAGACCGCCGACGGGCGCAGCCTCGAGCAGCCGCTCGCCCACATCGTGCGCGCCTGGCAACCGAACGCCATGGGGCCGGTCGCGAAGACCGGCCACTATGCGCGGAGCCTATGGGGCTTTCTCGCCGGCACACCGCGCGAGGCCAACACCGAGGGCGGTATCTTTCCGGCCATTTTCGGCACGGTGCTGATGGTGATCCTGATGTCGATCGTGGTCACGCCGCTCGGCGTGCTGGCCGCGATCTACCTGCGCGAGTACGCCAAGCAGGGCGCGGTGACGCGCATGATCCGCATCTCGGTGAACAACCTCGCCGGCGTGCCGTCGATCGTGTTCGGCGTGTTCGGTCTGGGCTTCTTCGTGTACTTCCTGGGCGGCAACCTCGATCGGCTGTTCTATCCCGAGGCGCTGCCTTCGCCGACCTTCGGCACGCCCGGCCTGATGTGGGCCTCGCTCACCCTGGCGCTGCTCACCCTGCCGGTGGTGATCGTAGCCACCGAGGAAGGCCTCTCGCGCATCCCGCGCAGTATTCGCGAGGGCAGCCTGGCGCTCGGCGCCACCAAGGCCGAGACGCTGTGGAAGACCGTAGTGCCGCTGGCCGCGCCGGCCATGATGACCGGGCTGATCCTGGCGGTGGCGCGCGCCGCGGGCGAGGTGGCGCCGCTGATGCTGGTCGGCGTGGTGAAGCTCGCGCCGAACCTGCCGGTGGACGGCAACTTCCCTTACCTGCACCTGGAGCGCAAGTTCATGCACCTGGGCTTCCACATCTTCGACGTGGGCTTCCAGAGCCCGAACGTGGAGGCCGCGCGTCCCTTGGTGTACGCCACCGCGCTGACCCTGGTGGCCATTATCGTGGTGCTGAACCTGACCGCCATCGGTATCCGTAATCACCTGCGCGAGAAGTACCGCGCCGAGAGCGACTGA
- a CDS encoding ABC transporter permease subunit, translating to MSDLQAAGASAPSTARPALPDAAARRRLRRWRGVKDLVARYGVALGGYSVIGALALIFVYLMSEVVPMFRAASITPVASYTVPGTGPAQTAYLAMDRHREVGTRFSPTGQVTFFVPDTGRVLAEHALPVPQGVEVVSVAAAEPRTGLLAFGLSDGRAVVVQYAYDISYPDDVRQVSPRLDFPLGEEPVVVDEGGAALVSLAVQEGTRGTTVAAVTADRRLLLVQYTATTSFMTGETVTRRASYVLPAPPASATRLLVDGAMRNLYVGDAEGMLHYYDVSNPAQARLVDSRRVLTREDASVTALEFVLGTVSIIVGGSEGSVSQWFLVRGADNLGRLAHVRSFPAHGAAVTTIVPEHARKGFATADAEGEVALHYPTSARTVLRQRLAEAPIAGLAIAPRNNGLFVLEADNTLQYHRLSNPHPEISFSALWRKVWYEGRGGPDYVWQSSSATDEFEPKFSLVPLSLGTLKAAFYAMLFAMPLAIMGAIYTAYFMSPKMRGAVKPTIEIMEALPTVILGFLAGLWLAPFLENHLPAVFSVLLLMPLGMLALAFGWTRLPAGLRHAIPGGWEAALLIPVVLAVGWVSVQLSPLLEVWFFDGSMRQWLTDVGITYDQRNAMVVGIAMGFAVIPTIFSIAEDAIFNVPKHLTQGSLALGATPWQTVTRVVLLTASPGIFSAVMIGFGRAVGETMIVLMATGNSPIVNFNIFEGMRTLSANIAVEMPETAVGSSHFRILFLAALVLFALTFLVNTVAEVVRQRMRRKYAAL from the coding sequence ATGAGCGATCTGCAAGCTGCCGGGGCGTCCGCCCCCTCCACCGCGCGACCCGCCTTGCCGGATGCCGCCGCCCGTCGGCGCCTGCGCCGCTGGCGCGGGGTCAAAGACTTGGTCGCCCGCTATGGCGTGGCGCTGGGTGGGTACAGCGTGATCGGCGCGCTGGCGCTGATCTTCGTCTACCTCATGAGCGAAGTGGTGCCCATGTTCCGCGCCGCCTCGATTACCCCGGTGGCGAGCTACACCGTGCCGGGCACGGGGCCGGCGCAGACCGCGTACCTCGCCATGGACCGGCACCGGGAGGTGGGCACGCGCTTCAGTCCGACGGGGCAGGTGACCTTCTTCGTGCCCGACACCGGGCGGGTGCTGGCCGAGCATGCCCTGCCGGTGCCCCAGGGGGTGGAGGTGGTGAGCGTGGCGGCGGCAGAGCCGCGCACCGGACTGCTGGCCTTCGGGCTCTCCGACGGTCGTGCGGTGGTGGTGCAGTATGCCTACGACATCAGCTATCCCGACGACGTGCGGCAGGTGAGCCCGCGGCTGGACTTTCCGCTGGGCGAGGAGCCGGTGGTCGTGGACGAGGGCGGCGCGGCGCTGGTGTCGCTCGCGGTGCAGGAAGGCACGCGCGGCACCACGGTCGCGGCAGTGACCGCCGACCGGCGCCTGCTGCTGGTGCAGTACACCGCCACCACCTCGTTCATGACCGGCGAGACCGTCACCCGCCGCGCGAGCTACGTGTTGCCCGCGCCGCCCGCCTCGGCCACGCGCCTGCTGGTGGACGGCGCCATGCGCAACCTTTACGTCGGCGACGCCGAGGGCATGCTGCACTATTACGACGTGAGCAACCCGGCCCAGGCGCGCCTGGTGGATAGCCGCCGCGTGCTGACGCGGGAGGACGCCTCGGTGACGGCGCTGGAGTTTGTGCTCGGCACCGTGTCGATCATTGTCGGCGGCTCCGAGGGCAGCGTGTCGCAGTGGTTTTTGGTGCGCGGCGCCGACAACCTCGGCCGCCTCGCGCATGTGCGCAGCTTCCCGGCCCACGGGGCCGCGGTGACCACCATCGTCCCGGAGCATGCGCGCAAGGGCTTCGCCACCGCCGATGCCGAGGGCGAGGTGGCGCTGCACTACCCGACCTCGGCGCGCACCGTGCTGCGTCAGCGCCTCGCCGAGGCCCCGATCGCGGGGCTGGCCATCGCGCCGCGCAACAACGGACTGTTCGTGCTGGAGGCCGACAATACCCTCCAGTACCACCGCCTCAGCAACCCGCACCCGGAGATATCCTTCAGCGCGTTGTGGCGCAAGGTCTGGTACGAGGGGCGCGGCGGTCCCGACTATGTGTGGCAGTCCTCCTCGGCCACCGACGAGTTCGAGCCCAAGTTCAGCCTGGTGCCGCTCAGTCTGGGCACGCTGAAGGCGGCGTTCTACGCCATGCTGTTCGCCATGCCGCTGGCGATCATGGGCGCGATTTATACCGCGTACTTCATGAGCCCCAAGATGCGCGGCGCGGTGAAGCCGACCATCGAGATCATGGAGGCGCTGCCGACCGTGATCCTCGGTTTCCTCGCCGGGCTGTGGCTGGCGCCGTTCCTGGAGAATCACCTGCCGGCGGTGTTCAGCGTGCTGTTGCTGATGCCGCTCGGGATGCTCGCGCTGGCCTTCGGCTGGACGCGGCTGCCGGCCGGGCTGCGCCACGCCATCCCCGGTGGCTGGGAGGCCGCGCTGCTCATCCCGGTGGTGCTCGCGGTGGGCTGGGTGAGCGTGCAGCTGAGCCCGCTGCTGGAGGTCTGGTTCTTCGACGGCAGCATGCGCCAGTGGCTCACCGATGTCGGCATCACCTACGACCAGCGTAACGCCATGGTGGTGGGCATCGCGATGGGCTTTGCGGTCATCCCGACCATCTTCTCCATCGCCGAGGACGCCATCTTCAACGTGCCCAAGCACCTCACGCAGGGCTCGCTCGCGCTCGGTGCCACGCCCTGGCAGACGGTGACGCGCGTGGTGCTGCTCACCGCGAGCCCCGGCATCTTCTCGGCGGTGATGATCGGCTTCGGCCGCGCGGTGGGCGAGACCATGATCGTGCTCATGGCGACCGGCAACAGCCCGATCGTCAACTTCAACATCTTCGAGGGCATGCGCACGCTGTCGGCGAATATCGCCGTGGAGATGCCGGAGACGGCGGTGGGCAGTTCGCACTTCCGCATCCTGTTCCTCGCCGCGCTGGTGTTGTTCGCGCTCACCTTCCTGGTCAATACCGTCGCCGAAGTGGTGCGGCAGCGCATGCGTCGCAAGTACGCGGCGTTGTAA
- a CDS encoding cytochrome c has protein sequence MITLGWRQVLLALAVFVLLAAGGGVAFIYSGIYDIAATEPHTRPVRWVMQTTMEHSVKRRAANIEAPELGGDALIRRGFVHFRQECVYCHGAPGVAPEDLGLGLWPPAPPLVDAPRKWTSAELFWITKYGIKMTGMPAWRLTEDDEDLWAIVAFLEYMPNLSPRDYQAMEQAVEMDERLGSTPR, from the coding sequence ATGATTACTCTCGGTTGGCGACAGGTGCTGCTCGCGCTCGCCGTTTTCGTGCTCCTGGCGGCCGGGGGTGGCGTCGCCTTCATCTACTCCGGCATCTACGATATCGCCGCCACCGAGCCGCATACGCGCCCCGTGCGCTGGGTCATGCAGACCACCATGGAGCATTCGGTGAAGCGCCGCGCCGCCAATATCGAGGCGCCGGAGCTTGGCGGCGACGCACTCATTCGTCGCGGCTTTGTGCATTTCCGCCAGGAGTGCGTGTACTGCCACGGCGCACCGGGCGTCGCCCCCGAAGACCTCGGTCTCGGCCTCTGGCCGCCCGCCCCGCCCCTGGTCGACGCGCCGCGCAAATGGACCTCGGCGGAGCTGTTCTGGATCACCAAGTACGGCATCAAGATGACCGGCATGCCCGCTTGGCGCCTCACCGAGGACGACGAAGACCTCTGGGCCATCGTCGCCTTCCTTGAATACATGCCCAATCTGTCTCCACGCGACTATCAGGCGATGGAGCAGGCCGTGGAGATGGACGAACGGTTGGGCAGCACCCCTCGATAG